The Lycium barbarum isolate Lr01 chromosome 4, ASM1917538v2, whole genome shotgun sequence nucleotide sequence ttattttaaattacttatgtagtcttgtatcacattctcaactttttataatttttagcacttaaatagccgttgggagtcttcattccaacaacatattcaagatatacacaaatataccattaacatatacaagatatacacaaatataccacttaaataattttatttttttaaaaaaattatttcgaagtgggccgggtcgggccCCCGGTGGGCCGGAACCCAGGTTGTTGGTGGGCCAGGCTACCGGGCTAAGTGgcatgtccggcccagccccctaatttATTCCACTAGCCCAGCCCACCACCCTCTTACCGGGTTGGGGGGTCAGGCCGGGCCAGTTATGGGACGGGTTAGGTGGGTTGGTCCCGGGCCGACCTGGCCTAATTGACAAACttaatagtaatgtaactactctttaatataatcctcccacataaattaaaggttggtagacataaataaaggttggtggaagttaatgagactggtaaatgattgatgggggtaattgttaaaaatatctaccaacttatgagtctcTTTTTacgaaatataaacttatgggttaatttttatattaaaaaaagttgaaaccatgagtgaaaacgcatgtccaaacgctggtttggggtcgtggtttcaaatcatgatttgaaaacgcatggccaaacgcctactaaagtAAACTAAACTAAACTGCGAATCCCATAACCCCACGAATTAAGCTGCTCCATTCATTAGGTAACATCGTCTAGAAATCAACACATGTACACtaaagaggaaaaaagaaaacTCCATAAGGAAGGTAAGAATAATCGAACATGAATATAACTATGCATACAAAGTTGGTTCAACCTGTAGTCGCTCCATTTCATTTTATCTGATTCTGATTCTATGTTCTAACTGGTTTCTTACGGGATCACCTCCATGAGTACTTTCATTCTCAGTTCTCGCTAGCATTTACTGGAATCACTTGTATCAGTGCTGACAGTCTTTTACCTTGGAAAATTTATTAACTTTTTCTTGAACCTAAATGTCGGGAGCATTAGCATGAACAGGATCTCGATCCTTTTGTCTATACTCTTTTAGCTCATTAGCTTTCTCTATCAATGGGTGGGGGGATGGAGGAGTTTGATCTTGTTGGACTTGTGGTGGTAGTGCATTATCACCGGAAGCACCAAGATCTCCTACCAGTTTTCATTTTGTACAATAGATATAGAGCAACAATTTGATTTCTTTTCGAGAAATCCTTTCTTTGTATTTACTTCAAACTCAGTAGCTAAAGCAGATGTTGGGACATCAGGTTGAAGCATTTCGTCTGGATATAGTATCAGTTGTGTTAGGTTGAACCGCTGGTGATGCAGGTTTCAAAGAGTGGCCCAACACCTATTAGGTTCGTGGCTGTAAGGCATTTGATGGGCTAGCGGAATGAGACATCAAGCTGGTATGAATAAAGTGCATATTACTAGACAAGCCATTTGTACTGCCTTAGATAGATGGTTTGACAGACCTTCTCAAGGTGTTTAGAAGGCAGTTTTAGATGGTTCGACCTTGAGCAGTGAGACAACATTCAaagagctaatatttatttataattggCTAGAGTAATTTCAAGTTTACAAAATGTTTGTCATTTGTTGCAAGACACTACCTTCAATCTTGTTGTCAAAAAATTTATTGACAAACATAAACTGTTGTTTAAATATTAGCTAAAGTCCTAAAATATTAGGCAaaattcactactaaaaaacaggCGAAAATCGACGGACTCCGTCGGttatgtagtttttttttttttttgaaaataaaataacgAAATGTAGCAACTTGGAATCAAACCCaggtatgttccttggcattaatGGGCTCTATCACTAGACCACACATGTTCTTTGTTCAAATACTTACATTGATTTGATTTATACTGTTTTTTAGCTCTAAAaacctttattaaaaaaataaataaaaccgacggagtccgtcggtttattttagaaaacattataaaaataattatacTTTTCGCGCGAAaaataaccgacgcagtccgttgattttaaaaaaaacattttaaaaattATCGAGAAACCCACGAAATTCGTTGGTTTttaccagttttttagtagtgattctTGAAAAATTAAAGGTATAAGTTCTGATTGTTGTTGCATTAatgaaaattaaagaaaaatgaTTTGCTGCTACTGAAATGGCTTTGTTGAAGACATTGTAAGTGGAGGGAATGGGATGGGCTGAGTTAAGTGGGTGGGTTTCTACGGGAATCATGAATTTAAAATTGGGGGTGGCTGATATATTTGATAGCGAGCTTGTCACGTGTTCCTCCGTCAAAATTAAGAGTAAATTTGTGCCAAAGTATAATGGAAAGGGTATGTTTGGACGAAAATATAACGACATGAGTATATTTGGATCGAAGCTTAAATGAGaggtatatataataaaaaaattagtACAGAGGTATATTTGACCTTCTTCTGTAGAATTATTTTGTCGTATTCAGATTAATACTAATCCAAGATATTTCATAAAAAAATCGATTAATTAGTGAACTAATAAAATCACTTGTTACAGGACTAACCAGTTCACTTAAAAAAGAATATTGATCGTTGTCTATCTCAAtaatttgattttcaaaataaaaatagaTGGAATAAATGTCTCCATTCGCCTAGCACTCTTGGATGTTCATATTCATATAATAAGCACGACGAATGTAAATATTCTTTTTAATTTCTATTCTAACGGATTGAATATCTATTATAAACAGAGGCGGACCCATGATTTTTAGATGGCGGGGGCACTAGTATCTTAACATAAATGCCAACAAAAATTTTAATGACGACTGAGTGATAATACTGTGTCGGACCGGTCACTAATAGCGTAACAGTGgcgaaaatacaagtatataggtcaaatatatgtaataaataaaatttagcaCAGTGAAGCAAATGAAAGAGATAGCTCAGTGGCTAAGGCTGTGCAACATGTGGTGATAGTGCAGGTTCACATCTGGGCAAGCTCATTTAACGCTTATTGTTTACCTAAAAATAggctcaaaaaataattaaaagtgacaTTCGGGTTTGATCCAGGGTGACATGTAAGGGAAGCAACAGTTGCAACTAACGTGCTTCAAAGACACTTTCGTTTGTTAGAgtgcacaattaaatatatactaatttctcaaggtatatacacacatttatatatacataattttttccGAAGTGCACTCCCACCCTTTCATGTAGGTCCGCCTCTGATTATAAAGAATCGTAATATGATAAGATAGAATGAAATAGAAATAAAGACATGGAACGAGTTACTTATTCTTAATATAGGCAGTGTAAACAAAAATTGTGTTCTAAATATAGGCAGTGTAAAGAATATTTTATATTATCAAATCTAATTCTCAAAATAACAAATAATACAATTAAAAGACGCTTGCTTGCAGATATCTTTTAGGAGATcagaaaatataattttttacaCCAACAATGTatataactttaaaaaaaattctcaaaATAAGGGGAACTAAAGTAACATTATGTAGCATAAGTTAGTAAACTTTTGCCAATGAAAAACAATGATGTAACTTGGTCGAATTTTCAGACCCAGTCTATTTATTAGTCAAAAATCACAATATAAGCTTCCATTAATAAagcaaaaagaaaggaaaaacaagaagaagaaaaaagtagAAAATATTGGCTTTGATTGTCCTCATTTTTTCTGCCTGACCTAATCTCCATTCACATTTCAATTCATTGCATCACGTCGACGTTGGGACATTGCATGCATCAAGAAACTACTTTAAGGGATATAATTTGTCGCTTCTATcagttttatatttatatatgattttTAAGTACGTAGATGTTATTATAAAAGAATTGAGAAATTGATGTTCGAATGTACAACGCTATTAAATATCTTCATCTTCGTGTTGAATCTCGTTATGTTTTTTTCAGACTCGGAGAATAGTGACTTCAACTTATTTACAATAATATAAATTTTTTACAGTACCAGTGCGCCAGAAAAGGAGGACGAGTTCGGTTTAAGCGTTCATCGATTGGCTGGATCTATGTGCTTCGGGTGGTGAGACGAGCTAGTGTAGTGCAGTCTGGTCAGTGCCTCTTTCGGATACAGAGGGCCATAGGTTCAAATCATATCACCTTGATGTGGATATGGTAGCATTCTCCGTGGTCGGACAGTAAGGCAAAGAACTCAAAATTGAAAATGACGACGTCTTTTAGACATTCCAAATTGGTTTTGGTAATCATTAGAGCTTTCGGGGTTGTTCTAGCTCTTTATCCTGCGTATGATTTCTTTTTTAGGATACGATATCTCGCCAGAatgcatcctttttttttttaatcactttAGCTTATACTTCCCTTAATTTTCAAGTTATTAGTTACATTTGTTGTTATGAGTATTTAACAAATTATAGGAATAAGAATCCTTACGTGGATGGAAAGTAACAAAAATGTAGgaatctttttttcctttttgtagATTGATCGAACATCTTTAAATGAAACGTCAAAGAAACAAATATtagaaatataattaaataataatttgagaAAAATAGCAAATGACAATTTTGTGTATTgcagagtcttttaatgaaggatAAAAAGTTTAATGACAACAAGAAGCATTAGTAAGTAATATGCCTAATTAGTACCCTGGCGCTCATTCGCTGCCGGGGGAGGATAACTCCCAATAGGCGATGCCCTGGTGATCCGGCGGTGGCTGCTGCCCGGGCCATCCAGCCTTTGCATCGCTGCCAATATAATTTCAACACGTCAAATGTAtaaaacatatataaataatatacctTTGTACTCATCTGAATAAAATGGGCTAAAAAGATACTTGGGttgaaaatgggttacaaaccgGGTCATTACCTAACCCGCTCAGCTCTTACTAAAATTTAAaactttttgttttgttttactaTAACTTGTTTAAGTGTCTAAAAGAAAAATTCTCTTATAAGACAGATTGTCCAGGGTGTTCATCTTCGCTGTAGTGGAAACGGGAAGTTATGCAATGCTCTAGCTAGATTAAACTATGATCCCCAGAATTTTTTTTAGAATTTGCTTGTGCCTTTAGGAATTTGATTTGTGACGGTAGATGTTATCAAATTAGGAGATGAGGGGGAAGTACAGTAAAGGTTCGGTTTTGATGGTACATATTTACGTTGGTAATAAAGTTCATTAgttaccaaaaataaaataaaaaatcacttattactatatataaaatatcaaataaaaaaaatcttttttaaaaaaattgagataaagcTTTTCACAAGTCAATTTGAGtcattttttttgcacggattatccttcttttggggtggtctttaatttttgtccctcaaattgctggtctttaatattttcccttcgcttaaaaaagtggccaAAAATACCTCGAGGtattgggttcgaacccccgctcagtaaaaaaaaaattaatcgcaaggcaaggctttgggAAAAggctgccttaaggcataactaaagttatgtcgtATCCAGCataggttgccttaaggcataactaaaagtctgcctaaTAAGGCAACCTATGCCGGATCCGGATGCCTTAAGACAATATATGCCGTCTCTGGCAGGGGTTGCCTctgcataactaaaagtctgccttataaggcaacctCTGCCTGATCCAGcagaactttagttatgccttaaggcaacctatACTGCATAAGGTAGACTTTTccaaaagccttgccttgcgtttttttttttttttatgcctgAGCCGAGGTTCGAACACAGAACCTCAGGGTATTCtaggcgaaggataaaaattaaagaccagcaatttgagaggcaaaaattaaagaccatctgAATAatgggcattcctgcgaattgcccaattTGAGTTGCATACAACTTAACTAACAATATAAACGGGTCATTAAAACGACCAAACCTAAGCGGGTTGGATGGATCATCCGCTACAAGCAAGAAGACAATTgccaacaattttttttgttgtcatagtattgactattgttgcaaaaaatacttttggcaatAATATATTTTGttgttgcatgaacttttttcatcggctgttattgcaacgacgtgcaacaacttttttgttATTGCCAAAAGtaatttttgcaacaataatcaataaatggcaacaaaaaaaagttcattttttaaattttcatCATATATATGCGAACAATAaattaagttgttgccaaatattgaaTTTTGCCAACAATACTATTTTGTTACCAAAGAGTTGTtgccatttctatactttcttgtagtgatcATTTTATGGGCTGATTTTGCCGCTCCAAGTTCTGTCAAATATCAAGGAGAGATCAGGAGTAAAGAGAAGAAGGAAGAAATGCAATACCTTGAGTAGTTGTAGAGGAGTCTAAGAATATTCTTGATGCTTCACCATATTCACAACAAAAATTCATGCACAACACATAGAAAACCAGCGCTAACAGAGCACATTTAGAAGTGCCTTTGTACCTAGACATGCTTAATCAATTTCCTCCTCCTCGCTAAACTATAGAAAACTAATTGGTTCCTCTTGGCCTCCAAATATATGTTCTTTTTATAGCAAGTTTCACACCATTAGTGGGAGTGCCAATAGAATCAGCTGTTACATAAACAGTGAATCGACTCATACTGCTCATGCCACCGTCCATTTTATGTCAAAGTATTTGACTTGATACGAAAATTAAGAAATTACTCTCTAATTTATTTGTTTGATTTTGGcttggcacggagtttaaaaaTGTCAAGAaaacttttaaatcttgtggtattaaactaaagatatgtaaaATGTACCGAAATGcattttaatcttgtggtctcaAACATGTCATGGAGAAACTTGATGTTTAAGAATtgccaaaaaggaaaagaaacattcttttttcaaatggacaaacaaattgaaacctAATAAAAACTTTTCAAACGTAAACCAAATATATGTAACTATAAAAACTATCCGTAGTGGACACTCCACAAGGTCCGAGGTAAGAAAGACTTTTAGGTCAACTTAGCGTAAGCAGAAACTTTGCTGTTTCCACATTTGTATCTTTGATGTGCACAAAATTTAGGATTCATGAGATAAACggataataataacaataaagaaAAGATAGAAAGAAAATCAAAATGGACTTCGTATTTTTCCCAGCTAATATATTCTATTCAACTTTCAACACAAAGCAATTTTTTTGTTTCATTGACTTTTGCGCATCAAAAAACTCAAAAGTCACTTAAAGGGGTGCAAAAGTCATTGCAGGCTGCAGCACTTTTAAATTTGAGAGTTCGTTAAAAACGTTTTAGATCTTCGAAATAGTGTCTATACATTGCATTTATGTCTTGCTAGGGAAGTGGAATATATCCGTTCATAATATAATTTCCTAATCTTTTCCGTACTTGCTGTTTTTATTCATTTTTTTACTAGATGCTTCAAGTAGTCGTCCATACTTAGTGTACTCTATTgtgtcttctttatttttttttattttcgtgctttttttctttattttcattGTTCATTTCTTTTTTCCCTGTCGTTATAGTTTGTTATCCTTTTAATGTAAAAATCTAACTCGAATAACAGCCATTCAATCCTGAATATAGACAAGTTGAGTTATAACCCGACACATTCGATTCACCATCTATCAAAATGATTGAGGTCACAAATCTTTTATCGAGTTGAATTGAGTAAGTTAGATCGTGCCCGTTGCACAACTTATCTTAAACCAGAACCAACTGGAAACGCCCAAGACATCATTTACCTTTTTTcttgtggggggtggggggtgttgGTTCAGAGGAGCCTAAGGTGTTGGATGATTTTTATTCAAAGAATAATACACAAACAAAAGATCTATAGAACTTTATACACATTTGGTGTCAAATATTACAAGGAGAGATCAACGAATAAAGACAAGTCCCAATAAAAGTAAAGTTTGCTTATATTTGCCCAGATATTAACATAAACACAAACAACGTGGAGATACCATAGAATGTAAAGAAACAAATAAATAACCACAGAGGATGATCGAATTTGAAGAATGACGTTTCCGCTTTCAACTGCAACAACCTCCTCCTTGAGAAGCAGCTCCGTCTCTTCCACCTGATGGTCCAGGAATGCCTCCATACCCAACTTTTATTCCATATGACTGCAAAGAGGATGAGAAAAAAATCCACTCTTTAGATCAAATTTACATCGACGAAACCAAGCATTAAGCATTTTTAGGCAACTCATTAGACAATAATCAGGTATTCAAGTTATTCAGGAATGGTTTTGTCGTAAGTATTCAACTGATACATCAGCAAACAAGGACCTATGTGTGTAAAGATATGATCTACTGTTGGTCCATCTGATTGGTTAAAATCTCGTAAGAGTGGGATTTCAGATTGACGGGTTGCTGGTCAGTAGTCTTCTACTGTTGGTCCATCTGATTGGTTAAAATCTCGTAAGAGTGGGATTTCAGATTGACGGGTTGGTGGTCAGTAATCTTTCAAATCTATATATCATTTCAGAATAACCTAAACTTCCCTCCTCAAAATAGCATGTTACAATATCCCCAATTTGTATGCTCTGGAATTTGGTTCTCAATTAGGCACAACATTTCCCTCTggtctcaatttttttttttttttcctaaaactCGTGTGCCCATGCCAGTTTGTGTGCACCTCCACTTTTCCATTAGGCACTTTTCCTCTGATGATCTCAAGTCTCCTCATAAAAGTTATCTTACGGGTCAAAAGCAGATCCCAGAAGCAATAACAGCATTTATGTTGGGCAGAAGGAAAAGACATTGGACTCGACAACATGCTCAGTAATATTGTTTTTCATTATTCTTTAAACAAGTACGAAAAGGAGTATGTGGTGATAGGATCAGAAGGAACCAGAACACGCTATCTACTTAAACGTATGCTGACCTTATTTCTTCTATACTTTTCCCAATTTTTCTTACGTTGTTTCCTTTCATATATTAGTAATAGATTTTGACAGAAGTCGAGTCTTCTCTAACAAGTAACAGGAAACAACATTTGCTGTCCACAGCAAAACATATTAAACAGAACAAACATAAATAGTCAGGATAAGGTATACCTCATTTGATACATCAAACACTCCATCCTGTATTTTCTTATAGATCGTGGAGGCCGTTCTGATAAAAGCCTGAAGAAGTACAATAAATTACTTTTGAGATGTCCGTTGTTTAATATGACAGCTCAAGTAGCACGTTACAGGATCTTTTACCTCTTCAACATTCTGAGCTGTTTTAGCAGAGGCCTCCATAAATATTAACCCATTTTCCTTGGCAAACTGCTCGCCTTCCTCTGTGCTTACTGCTCGTCTGTGAGCAAGATCACACTTGTTTCCAATCAGCATTATAGTCATGTTTGCATTTGCATGCTGCCTTGCATCTTCCAGCCAACTAGCAAGGTGATTAAATGTTTCCCTCCTATAAAATTTCCGGTGGAAAGCAAATCACACTTCTTCACTAACACAAcaatgcaatacatatatatgaaattcaagaaaaagggagcAAATATATTCATAATGTTTACTTTAACAACTAATACACTTATTTGCCGATTGTATTTACTGTTTCATACCGCTAGATTCAAGATAGAACTCATATGCAATGAGGCACACACCTTAGTGCCTTGCCTAAACTGAAGTGCAGCTTAAGTGAGGCGAAGCGCCATGCCTGAGCTTTTTTGAGCTTCAGGGCTTGAGCGAGTCTTGAATgagcctttgacaacactgattTATCCATTATGAAACTAAAGAGACTCGGCAACAAAAATATGTAAATGACTT carries:
- the LOC132636555 gene encoding ras-related protein RABB1c, with product MSYAYLFKYIIIGDTGVGKSCLLLQFTDKRFQPVHDLTIGVEFGARMITIDNKPIKLQIWDTAGQESFRSITRSYYRGAAGALLVYDITRRETFNHLASWLEDARQHANANMTIMLIGNKCDLAHRRAVSTEEGEQFAKENGLIFMEASAKTAQNVEEAFIRTASTIYKKIQDGVFDVSNESYGIKVGYGGIPGPSGGRDGAASQGGGCCS